In Pedobacter sp. WC2423, the following are encoded in one genomic region:
- a CDS encoding PRTRC system protein B has protein sequence MKNITEIFGTGYHPVKTIVIYKTKTRDKNSYVQAFDFDENGRPVNAHPLNNKECHTFAKVFNSLADQKTTYLKSKGLMPKNIIYINHDQNGYVIWHTPVMKADLLFKDLDLPSGNAYVPALLWKASKDSLSIYAITESADITQDTPLYHAPFFNLYRQGKVCMGSVQINIPKDCMLEDFIARWEVYFFNSYFSHLIDGHNPINGNLHQLWKQLINRNKKFPVQHLVKTGSTIKNLLQ, from the coding sequence ATGAAAAATATAACTGAAATTTTTGGGACAGGTTACCACCCTGTAAAAACAATAGTGATCTATAAGACCAAAACAAGGGATAAAAACAGCTATGTACAAGCTTTTGATTTTGATGAAAATGGACGTCCTGTTAATGCCCATCCATTAAACAATAAAGAGTGCCACACATTTGCAAAAGTTTTCAATTCACTGGCCGATCAGAAAACGACCTATCTGAAGTCAAAAGGGTTAATGCCTAAAAATATTATTTATATAAATCACGATCAGAATGGTTATGTGATCTGGCATACGCCTGTAATGAAGGCAGACCTCTTGTTCAAAGATTTAGACTTACCATCCGGGAATGCTTATGTACCTGCATTATTATGGAAAGCATCAAAGGATAGCCTGTCAATTTATGCCATAACCGAAAGTGCAGATATTACTCAGGATACCCCGCTCTACCATGCGCCCTTCTTTAATTTATACAGGCAGGGAAAGGTTTGCATGGGGTCTGTTCAGATAAATATTCCAAAGGATTGTATGCTCGAAGATTTTATAGCACGATGGGAAGTTTATTTTTTTAACAGTTATTTCAGTCACCTTATTGATGGACACAATCCAATTAATGGCAACCTGCACCAGTTATGGAAACAATTGATCAACAGGAATAAAAAATTCCCTGTTCAGCATCTCGTTAAAACTGGTTCTACAATTAAAAATCTACTCCAATGA
- a CDS encoding DUF932 domain-containing protein, whose amino-acid sequence MSHNLNYNELTGNHSFFSVREKAWHGLGQIVEDYPTSAEAIKFAGLDFTVEKRKLYTPDSGQFNFNNPDEWIYSQIEVPDFFANVRTDNDQVLGVVGKGYQIVQNVDAFSFFDEIVGGANDIKYETAGALGNGERIFITAKLPDYITVGRNDLIEQYLFLTTSHDGSGSINAAFTPIRIVCNNTLNAALKSQTNAVKIRHTSSAKDRLSTAHKLLGISNRMTNELGDIFNHWSKVSITDKEVKKLIQIAMAPNREVLHNLEKGKTDLLSTAYLNIVGDVYKYAMSNPTQQLDTTAGTVYGAYNAVTGYFQNVRKFQNEEDKFRSIVEGTAKLRSQTAFDLCNDFSLKGSDSLIFN is encoded by the coding sequence ATGTCACACAATCTTAATTACAACGAATTAACCGGAAATCACAGTTTCTTTTCAGTACGCGAAAAAGCATGGCATGGCCTCGGTCAAATTGTAGAGGATTATCCTACAAGCGCCGAAGCCATCAAATTTGCCGGGCTTGATTTCACCGTAGAAAAACGCAAATTATATACTCCTGACAGTGGTCAGTTCAATTTCAACAATCCTGATGAATGGATTTATTCACAAATTGAAGTCCCTGACTTCTTCGCCAATGTCAGAACCGACAACGATCAGGTTTTGGGAGTGGTGGGAAAAGGATACCAGATCGTACAGAATGTAGATGCCTTTTCTTTCTTTGATGAAATTGTAGGCGGTGCAAATGATATAAAATATGAAACTGCAGGTGCTTTGGGCAATGGGGAACGTATTTTCATCACCGCCAAACTTCCTGATTATATTACCGTTGGCCGGAATGATCTGATAGAGCAATATTTGTTTTTAACAACTTCGCACGATGGTTCAGGCAGTATAAATGCTGCTTTTACACCGATCCGTATCGTTTGTAACAACACGCTTAATGCAGCCTTAAAAAGCCAGACCAATGCGGTTAAAATTCGTCATACTTCCTCTGCTAAAGACCGTTTAAGCACTGCACATAAACTTTTAGGCATCAGCAACAGGATGACAAATGAACTGGGAGACATTTTCAACCACTGGTCTAAAGTCAGCATCACAGACAAAGAGGTGAAAAAACTGATACAGATTGCTATGGCTCCTAATAGAGAGGTACTCCACAATTTGGAAAAAGGGAAAACCGACCTGCTTTCTACTGCCTACCTGAATATTGTGGGTGATGTTTATAAATACGCTATGTCTAATCCAACTCAGCAGCTGGATACCACAGCAGGTACGGTATATGGTGCTTATAATGCGGTAACCGGGTACTTCCAAAATGTTCGCAAGTTCCAGAATGAAGAGGATAAATTCCGCTCAATCGTGGAAGGTACGGCAAAATTGAGATCGCAGACCGCATTTGATCTGTGCAATGATTTTTCACTTAAAGGAAGCGATTCACTCATTTTCAATTAA
- a CDS encoding IS66 family insertion sequence element accessory protein TnpB, with amino-acid sequence MNNLKEKRSAMHAMIEDWQSSGKSKKDYCLEKGINEAKFYYWYSRSNGKEDTPLGFIPIVRDSGIREIEVFYPNGVKLKVNGDLPLLAQLIRLY; translated from the coding sequence ATGAATAATTTAAAAGAAAAGCGCAGCGCGATGCACGCCATGATCGAAGATTGGCAATCCAGTGGCAAGTCAAAGAAAGACTATTGTCTGGAAAAAGGCATCAATGAGGCCAAGTTTTATTATTGGTATTCTCGGAGCAATGGAAAAGAAGATACTCCCCTGGGATTTATCCCGATCGTTCGGGATTCTGGTATTAGGGAGATAGAAGTATTTTACCCAAATGGAGTGAAACTGAAAGTTAATGGCGATCTGCCGCTTTTAGCTCAGTTGATTCGCCTGTATTGA
- a CDS encoding TIGR02391 family protein, translating into MANIEKQPIITEIYLESICAVIGDTVEGLTGTEITKILADCKMTDNLSMASKSTRLYNAFVLYQNRNQCSNGILKFLSHAMHPARYMKRNELFQYRLNELNKSLSFIGLELSKEAKYKKVAAARTLSDAQERASHYKSKLELRNIHPEVFKYCDEELVKENYFHSVFEGVKGVAQRLRDKTGVHADGNALVDVIFSTANPLLKINPLLTDTQRSEHLGLSNMIKGLFGVIRNPTAHTPKIKFVINEAEALDIMTIVSYVHKKLDKGV; encoded by the coding sequence ATGGCAAATATAGAAAAGCAACCAATAATCACGGAAATATATCTTGAAAGCATTTGTGCTGTGATCGGAGACACCGTTGAAGGGCTTACTGGTACTGAAATCACAAAAATTCTGGCTGACTGCAAGATGACGGATAATTTATCAATGGCGAGTAAATCAACCCGATTATATAATGCATTCGTACTTTATCAAAATAGAAACCAATGCTCAAATGGGATTTTAAAATTCCTAAGTCATGCAATGCATCCAGCCAGATATATGAAAAGAAATGAGCTGTTTCAATACCGACTAAATGAACTTAATAAGTCTCTATCTTTCATTGGCCTTGAATTATCAAAAGAAGCCAAATATAAAAAGGTTGCTGCTGCAAGAACGCTTTCTGACGCTCAGGAAAGAGCCAGTCATTATAAATCAAAATTGGAGCTTAGAAATATACATCCTGAAGTTTTTAAATATTGCGATGAAGAACTTGTTAAAGAAAATTATTTTCACTCTGTATTTGAAGGAGTAAAAGGAGTAGCTCAAAGACTAAGGGATAAGACAGGTGTACATGCCGATGGAAATGCTCTTGTAGATGTGATTTTTTCAACTGCTAATCCGCTTTTGAAAATTAATCCACTACTTACGGACACGCAAAGAAGCGAGCATCTGGGACTTTCCAATATGATAAAAGGGCTCTTTGGTGTCATTAGAAACCCAACTGCACATACTCCAAAAATCAAATTTGTAATTAATGAAGCCGAAGCTTTGGACATCATGACAATTGTATCATACGTACATAAGAAGCTTGATAAAGGTGTTTAA
- a CDS encoding GNAT family N-acetyltransferase: MLKPIDYESERLCVHSFRPYDLQRFDQFALDILSILSDDFTLKFIPGKRLNTIVEAEAFLQTMIVNFHNGRNFMHFITDKKMNRVIGIIDLISPKVAREHYEIEKYPYFIEFYLSGLAAGTSIMSEILPAIVSNVISQGITCIGAVIDRNNTAAKKVLEKASFLYKSRFDILQDFYETDLGNYK; this comes from the coding sequence ATGTTAAAACCTATTGATTATGAAAGTGAGAGATTGTGTGTTCATTCCTTCAGACCCTATGACTTGCAAAGGTTTGATCAATTCGCACTTGATATTCTTTCTATCTTATCAGACGATTTTACCTTAAAATTTATTCCTGGAAAGCGGCTCAATACTATTGTTGAAGCCGAAGCCTTTCTGCAAACCATGATTGTTAATTTTCACAACGGGCGGAATTTTATGCACTTTATCACAGATAAAAAGATGAACCGTGTAATAGGCATAATTGACTTGATATCCCCAAAAGTTGCCAGAGAACACTATGAAATTGAAAAGTACCCGTATTTTATTGAGTTTTATCTAAGTGGACTTGCAGCGGGGACTTCAATTATGTCTGAGATTCTTCCTGCGATTGTAAGTAATGTAATTAGCCAGGGGATAACTTGCATAGGTGCAGTCATTGATCGCAATAACACAGCTGCAAAAAAGGTGCTTGAAAAAGCAAGTTTCCTTTACAAATCAAGATTTGACATTCTTCAGGATTTTTATGAAACTGACTTGGGAAATTACAAGTAA
- a CDS encoding DUF4134 domain-containing protein, which translates to MTVMAQDGNAGIEKANEQVRGYFKSGTNLMYAIGALTGLIGAVKVYQKWNGGDQDTSKVAAAWFGSCIFLVVVATIIQSFFGIA; encoded by the coding sequence ATGACAGTAATGGCTCAGGATGGAAATGCCGGGATAGAAAAAGCAAATGAGCAGGTCAGAGGTTATTTTAAATCGGGCACCAATCTAATGTATGCCATTGGTGCACTAACCGGTCTGATTGGAGCTGTTAAGGTTTATCAAAAATGGAATGGCGGAGATCAGGATACATCAAAGGTTGCAGCCGCATGGTTTGGAAGTTGCATCTTTTTGGTAGTAGTAGCCACAATAATTCAAAGTTTCTTCGGCATTGCCTAA
- a CDS encoding single-stranded DNA-binding protein gives MEIIGRLTADANINPVKGNKEVVNFSIAINDSYRANGETKKVTTYYECGYWINTKIAQYLKKGVLVQLIGRTTSRAYLDRNGELKSSLHFFTNGIKLLSKGTTGATAGNSASQTRSASTDITDDLPF, from the coding sequence ATGGAAATTATTGGAAGATTAACCGCAGATGCAAACATTAATCCGGTTAAAGGAAACAAAGAGGTAGTGAATTTTAGTATTGCCATTAATGACAGTTACAGGGCAAATGGTGAAACCAAAAAAGTGACTACTTATTACGAATGTGGTTACTGGATAAATACAAAAATCGCCCAGTATCTTAAAAAAGGCGTATTGGTGCAACTTATAGGCCGTACCACTTCAAGGGCTTATTTAGATCGTAATGGCGAACTCAAAAGCAGTCTTCACTTTTTCACCAATGGAATAAAGCTCTTATCCAAAGGCACTACCGGAGCAACAGCAGGAAATTCTGCTTCGCAAACCAGATCAGCCAGCACAGATATAACGGATGACCTTCCATTCTAA
- a CDS encoding IS66 family transposase — METALENLSKEDLLKVISSRDEKIDSLSQERDYLKSQVEMYKRMQFGQKRERFEGDSNQTMLPFGAEPAEIEQQHEVIKEKIEYVRKRPNHKGRAKLPAHLPVEEIEIHPDGDLSETVCIGKEITDELECEPAKFYIKRYIRYKYAAKNGEEIRIGELPERVVDKGIPGSGLLAMIVTGKYADHLPLYRQKQIFARENIQIPSSTIEGWTKQALEKLEPLYDQLIFDTKSKGYLQVDETPIKVLDSDKKGAAHQGYYWVYHAPLDGTVVFDYSPTRGGIAAVPMLGNFKGYLQTDGYAVYEKYGKKKEVTHLACWAHARREFEKSLDNDKPRAEKALLLIQKLYAVERQAKQGSLSSQKIKELRLAESLPVINELGKWIFEEIKTTLPKSQIGKAMAYAYARWDALSAYLYDGNLQIDNNLVENAIRPVSLGRKNYLFAGSHEAAQRAAMIYSFFAICKKHEVNPFRWLKHTLQNIMSINHKNIKDLYPQNYKQIIEQSNM; from the coding sequence ATGGAAACGGCACTGGAAAATCTATCGAAAGAGGACCTTTTAAAGGTTATTTCCAGCCGTGATGAAAAGATAGATTCCCTTTCCCAAGAACGCGATTATCTGAAATCGCAAGTGGAGATGTACAAACGTATGCAGTTTGGACAGAAACGTGAGCGCTTTGAAGGTGACTCAAACCAAACGATGCTTCCTTTTGGAGCTGAGCCTGCTGAAATAGAGCAACAACACGAAGTAATCAAGGAAAAGATTGAATATGTACGTAAGCGTCCTAATCACAAAGGACGAGCTAAACTTCCAGCCCATCTTCCTGTAGAAGAGATCGAGATCCACCCTGATGGTGATTTATCAGAGACGGTATGCATTGGCAAGGAAATCACCGATGAATTAGAATGTGAGCCTGCTAAGTTCTATATTAAACGATATATCCGTTATAAATATGCAGCTAAAAATGGTGAAGAGATCAGGATCGGAGAACTTCCTGAGCGTGTAGTCGACAAAGGAATACCAGGATCGGGGCTGCTGGCGATGATAGTCACGGGCAAGTATGCTGATCACCTCCCGCTGTACCGCCAGAAGCAGATCTTCGCCAGGGAAAATATACAAATCCCATCATCAACAATCGAAGGATGGACCAAACAAGCGCTGGAAAAACTAGAACCACTGTATGATCAGCTCATTTTCGACACCAAATCCAAAGGCTACTTACAGGTCGACGAAACGCCAATAAAGGTACTGGATAGCGATAAAAAAGGCGCTGCCCATCAAGGTTATTATTGGGTTTATCACGCTCCGCTGGACGGAACCGTGGTGTTTGATTATAGTCCCACCCGTGGTGGCATCGCTGCTGTACCCATGCTTGGAAACTTCAAGGGATATCTTCAGACCGACGGCTATGCCGTGTACGAAAAATACGGAAAAAAGAAAGAGGTGACGCACCTGGCCTGCTGGGCGCATGCTCGCCGTGAGTTTGAAAAATCACTGGACAATGATAAACCAAGAGCTGAAAAGGCGTTGCTGTTGATCCAAAAATTATATGCTGTAGAGCGGCAAGCTAAACAAGGAAGCCTTTCTTCCCAGAAGATCAAGGAGCTGAGACTTGCTGAGTCTTTACCAGTAATCAATGAACTTGGTAAATGGATCTTTGAAGAAATAAAGACTACGCTCCCTAAAAGCCAGATCGGAAAAGCGATGGCCTATGCTTACGCTCGATGGGATGCTTTATCGGCTTACTTATATGATGGAAATCTACAGATCGACAACAATCTTGTCGAAAATGCGATAAGACCAGTGAGTTTGGGCAGAAAAAATTACCTCTTCGCAGGAAGCCATGAGGCTGCACAGCGGGCAGCAATGATATATTCGTTCTTTGCTATATGCAAGAAACATGAGGTAAACCCTTTTCGCTGGCTAAAACATACACTGCAAAATATCATGTCCATAAACCACAAAAACATCAAGGATCTATATCCCCAGAACTATAAACAAATTATCGAGCAATCAAACATGTAG
- a CDS encoding DUF4133 domain-containing protein, translated as MTNSVYEINKGVNKSIEFKGLKAQYIWYFGAGAAALLIGFAIMYVIGINSYLCLGIIGVLGTMMTMKIYGLSNKYGEHGLMKKIARRSIPKVVKIYSRKTFRTLKPGKKENNSIQFKRREL; from the coding sequence ATGACAAATAGCGTCTATGAAATTAATAAGGGTGTCAATAAGAGTATAGAATTTAAAGGGTTAAAGGCTCAATATATCTGGTATTTTGGTGCTGGTGCCGCCGCCTTGCTTATTGGGTTTGCAATCATGTATGTCATTGGCATAAACTCTTATTTATGCCTGGGAATAATAGGTGTTTTGGGAACGATGATGACTATGAAGATTTACGGGCTTAGTAATAAATATGGTGAACATGGACTGATGAAAAAAATTGCACGGCGTAGCATACCTAAAGTAGTCAAGATTTATAGCAGAAAAACATTTAGAACGTTAAAACCTGGGAAAAAAGAAAATAATAGTATCCAGTTTAAACGGAGAGAATTATGA
- a CDS encoding SEFIR domain-containing protein, with translation MSLSSYHSQISKLQKEILDLDKKIFAETKKTIDKQSQINSVSKSITKTTSLSTLQSKQSQILRYNKESLSIQQKINDYEKQKRTKKESLNKRIDALKKEEAALQKRQQSSSRIQNSSLNFGRTLQLSSNLNDSEEPQIDFMRATNNQTETISNDNRVFITYRWESKEHDDKVFDFANYLRDNGFEADMDKKLAQQETSINFVKMMHKAMHDYPKIIIILSEGYKQRADSFEGGVGTEYELIINDINNSPNKYILASFQGRAKEITPAGFKGRDIVDLSVKEERTRLFEKLTGHERYIFAEVAKNKPKLPVKVARAFAVDEAADVIDRITIDPVIKATGEAVVLGGLYKFIDFKLKFVFTNITNGSIGGFNYIIKIPRELDLANYEDADPDGFVNYERSYKGTVFQKQRVTTEDFLIKVAHQNVRQIIGSLIKVDLYTEHGALEKEFQATELIKLKPGGEQHKDVVPLSLDLFIS, from the coding sequence ATGAGTTTATCAAGCTATCATTCTCAAATCTCAAAACTACAAAAAGAAATACTTGACCTGGACAAAAAGATCTTTGCTGAAACGAAGAAAACAATAGACAAACAATCTCAAATCAATTCAGTTAGTAAATCAATTACGAAAACCACTTCATTATCTACACTCCAAAGTAAACAAAGTCAGATTTTAAGATATAATAAGGAGTCTTTGAGTATTCAGCAGAAGATTAACGATTATGAAAAGCAGAAACGTACTAAAAAAGAATCTCTGAACAAGAGAATTGATGCGTTAAAAAAAGAAGAGGCCGCGTTACAAAAAAGACAGCAATCATCCAGCAGAATCCAAAATAGTTCATTAAATTTCGGCAGAACACTTCAGTTATCATCTAATTTAAATGACTCAGAAGAACCTCAAATAGATTTTATGCGAGCAACAAATAACCAAACAGAAACTATCTCAAATGACAACCGGGTTTTTATCACCTATAGATGGGAGTCAAAAGAACATGATGACAAAGTTTTTGATTTTGCAAATTATTTAAGAGACAACGGTTTTGAGGCAGATATGGATAAAAAGCTAGCACAGCAAGAAACCTCAATTAATTTCGTTAAAATGATGCATAAAGCGATGCATGATTACCCAAAAATTATTATTATCCTATCTGAGGGTTACAAACAGCGAGCTGATAGTTTTGAAGGCGGAGTCGGGACAGAATACGAATTAATAATTAATGATATCAACAATAGTCCCAATAAATATATTTTAGCCAGTTTCCAGGGCAGAGCTAAAGAGATCACCCCAGCAGGTTTTAAGGGCAGGGATATAGTTGACCTCTCAGTTAAAGAAGAAAGAACCCGTCTTTTTGAAAAGCTAACAGGGCATGAACGATATATTTTTGCCGAAGTTGCTAAAAACAAACCCAAATTACCAGTTAAGGTTGCTCGTGCATTTGCTGTGGATGAGGCAGCTGATGTAATAGATCGCATTACAATAGATCCTGTAATTAAAGCAACGGGAGAGGCAGTCGTTTTGGGCGGTCTCTATAAATTCATAGATTTCAAGTTAAAATTCGTTTTCACCAACATAACAAATGGGAGCATCGGTGGATTCAATTATATTATAAAGATACCACGTGAGCTAGACCTTGCTAATTATGAAGACGCTGATCCGGATGGCTTCGTAAATTATGAGAGATCCTATAAAGGCACAGTATTTCAGAAACAAAGAGTAACAACAGAAGATTTTCTAATAAAGGTAGCCCACCAAAATGTTCGCCAGATTATCGGATCTCTTATTAAAGTCGATCTTTATACTGAGCATGGGGCACTTGAAAAAGAATTTCAGGCAACCGAACTTATTAAATTAAAACCAGGAGGTGAGCAGCATAAAGACGTAGTGCCACTTTCTTTGGACTTGTTTATTTCTTGA
- the tnpB gene encoding IS66 family insertion sequence element accessory protein TnpB (TnpB, as the term is used for proteins encoded by IS66 family insertion elements, is considered an accessory protein, since TnpC, encoded by a neighboring gene, is a DDE family transposase.) — MRKSFDGLCGLVSSGLQRSPTSGEVFVFLNRSRTHIKLLHWESGGFVLYYKRLEQGTFLAPKGGENEMSWSDLVLMVEGIHVVKSIRKKRYSLA, encoded by the coding sequence ATGCGTAAAAGTTTTGATGGGCTTTGCGGATTAGTCAGCTCCGGGCTGCAACGCAGTCCCACCAGCGGTGAAGTGTTTGTTTTTTTGAATCGCAGTCGTACACACATCAAACTACTACATTGGGAAAGTGGGGGCTTTGTTCTCTATTACAAACGGCTGGAACAGGGCACCTTTCTTGCTCCAAAAGGCGGGGAAAATGAAATGTCATGGAGCGATCTGGTGCTGATGGTAGAGGGCATTCATGTGGTAAAGAGTATTCGAAAAAAACGTTATTCATTAGCATAA
- a CDS encoding PRTRC system ThiF family protein, whose amino-acid sequence MKTKPIIHFTANYLLAPTNQLTVNLIGCGGTGSRVLTALAEISHSLIELGHPGLHVNLYDDKVVTTANLGRQRFARSELGLKKCVARINNINGFFGTNWKACPYQYNKENLSGFKNKGTANIFISCVDTVQARFDIAEILKKFEMTNFNERYRPYYWMDYGNSKDTGQLLLSTIGEIVQPKSKKYQTVGLLPFITDEFKTLLVQSEAEDNTPSCSLREALQKQDLFINPTLAQFGGEILWQLIRNKWIANRGIFLNLHDLKVNPIKINTPLSAPVIRTLIRKKTAA is encoded by the coding sequence ATGAAAACTAAGCCGATCATCCATTTTACAGCAAATTACTTGCTTGCCCCTACCAACCAGCTCACCGTTAATTTAATCGGATGTGGCGGAACAGGAAGCCGGGTATTAACAGCTCTTGCAGAAATTAGTCATTCACTGATTGAACTGGGACACCCCGGTTTGCACGTGAATTTATATGATGATAAAGTCGTAACGACAGCAAATTTAGGAAGGCAAAGGTTCGCCCGCTCTGAACTTGGATTAAAGAAGTGTGTTGCCCGGATAAACAATATTAATGGTTTTTTCGGAACAAACTGGAAAGCCTGCCCCTATCAGTATAATAAGGAGAACTTGTCTGGTTTTAAGAATAAAGGAACCGCTAATATATTTATAAGTTGTGTGGATACGGTTCAAGCGAGGTTTGATATTGCTGAAATCCTTAAAAAATTTGAAATGACAAACTTTAATGAAAGGTATAGACCTTATTACTGGATGGATTACGGCAATAGTAAGGATACTGGTCAATTGCTCTTGTCTACCATTGGTGAAATCGTTCAGCCCAAATCCAAAAAATATCAGACAGTTGGGTTGCTCCCTTTTATCACTGATGAATTTAAAACTTTGTTGGTTCAATCCGAAGCAGAAGACAATACACCAAGTTGTTCTCTGCGTGAAGCTCTACAAAAGCAGGATCTTTTTATAAATCCAACGCTTGCGCAATTTGGCGGTGAAATATTATGGCAGTTGATCCGCAATAAATGGATAGCCAATAGAGGGATATTTCTAAACTTGCATGACTTGAAAGTGAACCCGATCAAAATTAATACGCCTTTGTCTGCTCCTGTGATCAGGACTTTAATACGGAAAAAAACCGCAGCCTAA
- a CDS encoding PRTRC system protein C translates to MSSIILKRVFIHEENGQQIPLSDPDPQEKFTPEYVREFYSNIYPILTTARIEGPLIKNDKLQYTFVSTMGTKG, encoded by the coding sequence ATGTCAAGTATAATATTAAAACGGGTTTTCATCCACGAAGAAAATGGGCAGCAAATCCCTTTAAGTGACCCTGATCCACAGGAAAAATTCACTCCCGAATATGTACGGGAGTTCTATTCTAATATTTACCCAATTCTAACTACTGCCAGAATAGAAGGCCCCTTAATTAAAAATGATAAACTACAATATACGTTTGTGTCTACAATGGGCACTAAAGGTTAA
- a CDS encoding GNAT family N-acetyltransferase: MKGLKVKFTPSQDDIAEIKSWLIAENESFKEGFYCNWSVILQSYEDKKLVVLISEQKAIGFITWREGEKVATIDIAEIKPELRKKGYGRHLAEKLFQKLLKRGFAVLDLHCQPAKSEAVWKRLGFVRFPDVKEFEWENSERGSHLYKIMVPHLKPTKSQISKESIYLWGVEPRLAEREAARWKWHPKFQKGTRKLMLPIVFPANRNWQISWSKNDMPIKTSKIKYFSRNEIDFKSFIIIEELPIT, from the coding sequence ATGAAAGGTCTCAAAGTGAAATTTACACCATCCCAAGATGACATTGCAGAAATCAAAAGCTGGTTAATCGCTGAAAATGAGAGTTTCAAAGAGGGATTCTATTGCAACTGGTCAGTAATACTCCAATCTTACGAAGATAAAAAATTAGTAGTACTTATATCAGAGCAAAAAGCAATTGGCTTTATCACTTGGCGTGAAGGGGAGAAAGTAGCTACTATAGATATCGCGGAGATCAAACCAGAACTAAGAAAAAAGGGGTATGGAAGACATTTAGCAGAAAAACTCTTTCAAAAGCTGTTAAAAAGGGGATTCGCCGTTTTAGATTTGCATTGCCAGCCTGCCAAGTCCGAAGCTGTATGGAAACGGTTGGGATTTGTACGCTTTCCTGATGTTAAAGAATTTGAATGGGAAAATTCGGAGAGAGGCAGCCATTTATACAAGATAATGGTCCCGCATCTCAAACCCACAAAGTCCCAGATATCTAAAGAATCCATATACCTTTGGGGAGTTGAACCTCGTTTGGCTGAACGTGAAGCAGCCCGCTGGAAATGGCATCCAAAATTCCAAAAAGGAACAAGAAAATTAATGTTACCAATAGTCTTTCCTGCAAATCGTAATTGGCAAATCAGCTGGAGTAAAAATGATATGCCCATCAAAACCAGTAAAATTAAATACTTTAGTCGTAATGAAATCGATTTTAAGAGTTTCATTATCATAGAAGAGTTACCAATAACTTAG
- a CDS encoding 3-isopropylmalate dehydratase: MEITDLSGTKIKVTDLKKAIKQANLFKSYAHENPSPAQILSDMKLQSYWSDFHDKLVELQSKLAEEK, translated from the coding sequence ATGGAAATAACAGATTTATCAGGTACAAAAATCAAGGTTACCGATTTGAAAAAGGCCATAAAGCAGGCGAATCTATTTAAAAGCTATGCACATGAGAATCCTAGTCCCGCACAAATCCTTTCGGATATGAAACTGCAATCTTACTGGTCAGATTTTCACGACAAACTTGTAGAACTGCAATCAAAATTAGCAGAGGAAAAATAA